AAATTTACACCACCTACAATTAAAGAGATTATGCTTAATTTTAAGCTCAAATCAACAAATGGTGTAAATGATGTTTTAAATGTACTTGAACATAAAGGTTATATAATTAGGCAACCCGGTAAAGCTCGTGGCATTGAGCTTTGCGAGACTTTGTCTATTTCGCCTATCATTCAGTCTCCAGTTAGAAAAGCTGTGATTGTAGGCTCTGGAAGTGCTGATAACTCTTATTCAATTTTCATGTCTCCAGTTGGTGAAATTCTATTAGATCAAAATTTTTTTCCAAACAACGTTTTTGTTTCAATTGTTTCAGATGATGCAATGGATAAAGAGGGTATCTTAAAAAATGATTTAGTGATAGTAAAACAATGTAATGATTTTGAAAATGATAATTTAGTTTTTGCTATTTCTGGTAATAATAATGTTATTCGAAGATTAAGTTTTCTTGCTAGAGGTGAAAAATTTCTAATAGCAGCAAATAGATATTACAATAAAATAAATGTTATTGAAAGCGAAACTGTAATTTTAGGTTTGGTTATTGGTCTGATAAGGAAAATGTAAATTGCAAATTAATTTTTATTTTTAATTCTTATTACTACATTTTCATAATTCTTTTAATTGTTAAATTTACTACCTTAAATAAATTGTGCATCAAAGTTTAAATTATAACATTATTGGTAAAGGTCCGCCTATATTACTAATTCATGGAATACCTTCAACTGCATCACTCTGGGGACCCCTTATATCTTTACTTTCTGATAAATTTACATTTGTATCTATTAATCTTCCAGGCTTTGGTGGTTCTCCTAAATTAAATATTAATCCCCAAAATTCTTTACAAGATATTGCTAATTTATCTGTTAAGATTATGATTGAAAATGGATTTGAAAAGTTCCACTTGATAGGTCATTCATTTGGTGGTGCAGTTGCAACAACATTATCTTATGTTTACCCAGAAAATATAGTTTCTCTTATTCTATCATGTCCATTTACACCTAATACTCAAGTGCCATTTAATTTTGGAATGAGTAATACTTTCTTTAAAATATCTAATAGTATTTGGAATAAATTAAACAACTATTCAAGAAATAAATTAACTGAACTAGGTGTTAAAAGAGCTTATGGGTTAGGGTATTTGAAAGAACGTGCAGATGTTATTTCACAAGAAATTTGTGATGAATTTTTGTTAGAAAATATTTATAGTCTATTGAGTAATTTTAATAAAAATTTATTAGAACAAGCCTATAATAGTTTATCCGAGAAAAATTTCAAGATAACTATTATTGGGGCGGATAACGACAAAGTAATTCCTTACAAAAACTTCATTGAGATTCAAAAAAAATTGCTTAATTCAAATGCTATTACAATTAAAAATTGTGGGCATACTCCAATGTGGCAATACTCAGAATTATTTGCACAGATTATAAATTCACATATTAATGACATTTAAAAAAATTTAATTATTCTAATTATTATAAATTATTTTATTCATTTTGAAACTTATTATAACTTACATAACATTGTGGTACTTAAAGTAAAAAAAGTCGATTTTGTAAATTATCATGTTCTTAATATTTTCTCCATCTTTTTTCCATTTGCTAATTCATCAACTAATTTATCAAGATACCTAACTTTTTTTGTTAGAAGATGTTCAATTTCTTCTATTCTATAACCACAGATTACACCTTTAATTAAATCTGCTTTTGGGTTCAATTTTGCTTTGTCAAAAAATATTTCAAAAGTAACTTTTTCTACAATAAGTTCTTCTATTTTTTTGTTATCAAACCCTGTAAGCCATGCAATGACTTTATGCAGCTCTTCTTTATTCCGTCCTTTTCTCTCAACTTTGTTAACATAAAGTGGATATACAGAAGCAAAAGTCATTTTTGTTATACGTTCAATATGTTCAGGGGTTATCTGCATTGGACTTCAATTTTATTAAAGTTTTAATTTTTGTTTTATTATGTTTTTAATCAATTCAATTGGTAAAGGTTTGTCATGTTTAAAATGCAAACTCGCTTTTGTGTTTTTCGCTCTGTATTCAGAAACTTTATTTTCTATTTCTAGTAAGCCGTAAACTGGATAAAAACCAATGTAATTTTTGTATGCAGCAAAATAAAGAAAATGCTTTCCAACTTTAAAAGCCGGCATATTATAACGAATACTTTCTTCTGTGTTAGGAATCACTTCAAAAAATGCTTTTCGTAAAGCATTTAATCTTTCTTGAACTTCAGGTTCAAATTGCTGTATATATTTTTCAACTTCTGTCATTTTGTGTGTGATGTTGAATCAATTTAC
Above is a window of Chlorobiota bacterium DNA encoding:
- a CDS encoding alpha/beta hydrolase, with the protein product MHQSLNYNIIGKGPPILLIHGIPSTASLWGPLISLLSDKFTFVSINLPGFGGSPKLNINPQNSLQDIANLSVKIMIENGFEKFHLIGHSFGGAVATTLSYVYPENIVSLILSCPFTPNTQVPFNFGMSNTFFKISNSIWNKLNNYSRNKLTELGVKRAYGLGYLKERADVISQEICDEFLLENIYSLLSNFNKNLLEQAYNSLSEKNFKITIIGADNDKVIPYKNFIEIQKKLLNSNAITIKNCGHTPMWQYSELFAQIINSHINDI
- a CDS encoding DUF2200 domain-containing protein yields the protein MQITPEHIERITKMTFASVYPLYVNKVERKGRNKEELHKVIAWLTGFDNKKIEELIVEKVTFEIFFDKAKLNPKADLIKGVICGYRIEEIEHLLTKKVRYLDKLVDELANGKKMEKILRT
- a CDS encoding DUF1801 domain-containing protein encodes the protein MTEVEKYIQQFEPEVQERLNALRKAFFEVIPNTEESIRYNMPAFKVGKHFLYFAAYKNYIGFYPVYGLLEIENKVSEYRAKNTKASLHFKHDKPLPIELIKNIIKQKLKL